The genomic segment TATCTTTTGAGCATAAGTAAAATGCTCTGGAGCAACTCTTCCCACTTGGTTAACAACCTGTTCTGGGGAAACAGAAGCACTCACGCTAGAACCCGTGCTAGAAGGGCTGCTACCAGCAAAGCCCATTGCTGATTCGTGAGAATGAGAAGGTTTGCGAGCATAAGTTCCAGATGGTTTGTAGTTCAAGCCACGGATGCGATGGATACGCTCGGAAAGAGGTGGATGAGTTGCTAACAGACTTTCCCAAAAAGAGATCTCAAGCGCATTGCCAAAAAACATATGACTTGCGGCTTCAGCTGCGGGAGAATAAAGCCCCGACCCCCTTCTTTCTAGCTTTTCAAGCGCCCCTGCAATACCGTCAGCGTTACGGGTAAATTGGACGGCTGAAGCATCAGCAAGAAATTCTCGTTGTCGGGAAACGGCTGCTTTAATCAAGCGTCCGCAGAACAATCCCACACCTCCTATTAACATCAATCCCAAACCAAATGCCCACAAACCTTTGTTCTCGCTACGGTAGCTGCTGCGAAAACGCAGAATAAAGACTCCTGTTAGGTAAAGGAATAAAATGCCGTGGAGCAATCCTACCAAACGCAAATTCAGACGCATATCCCCATTGAGAATATGGCTGAACTCATGACCAATCACACCTTGCAACTCATCCCGGTTGAGTTGTTCCAGACAACCACGGGTGACTCCGATCGCAGCATCGTTAGGAGTAAACCCAGCAGCAAAAGCATTGATGCTCAATTCTGAGTCAAGGACATACACGAAGGGGACTGGAATGCCAGAAGCGATCGCCATTTCTTCTACAATATTCAACAGCTGCTGCTCGCTGGGATTTGCCATATCCGATATCAGCAATCTTCCACCCAACTCTGTTGCGATCGCGCCTCCACCGTCGCTGAGACAAGCTATTTTATAAAAACTAGCTAGAGCGATGACAGCCGTTGTAACACCTGCAACAATCAGAAATAATTGTGGATGCCACCAAATTCTGGGAGCCATGCGGAGAAAAAACAGCGTGACAATGTAAACTGCTCCAACAATTGCCACTATTGATAAAACAAACAACGCGATTAACTGTTGAGTGTTTTGGCGTGCTCGATCCTGATTTTCAAAAAAATTCATAGACTATTAAAAAGACACG from the Tolypothrix bouteillei VB521301 genome contains:
- a CDS encoding M48 family metallopeptidase, which codes for MNFFENQDRARQNTQQLIALFVLSIVAIVGAVYIVTLFFLRMAPRIWWHPQLFLIVAGVTTAVIALASFYKIACLSDGGGAIATELGGRLLISDMANPSEQQLLNIVEEMAIASGIPVPFVYVLDSELSINAFAAGFTPNDAAIGVTRGCLEQLNRDELQGVIGHEFSHILNGDMRLNLRLVGLLHGILFLYLTGVFILRFRSSYRSENKGLWAFGLGLMLIGGVGLFCGRLIKAAVSRQREFLADASAVQFTRNADGIAGALEKLERRGSGLYSPAAEAASHMFFGNALEISFWESLLATHPPLSERIHRIRGLNYKPSGTYARKPSHSHESAMGFAGSSPSSTGSSVSASVSPEQVVNQVGRVAPEHFTYAQKILADLPESLRLGVQKQQSAIAIVYALGLNHSNAQVRDRQLDWLKEVQPAELVEETLLFVEQIASLDSGMRLPLLDLAVPALRQSSPKECQQICKCIKGLIKLGGDLSLWEFVLQLVLWHRLEPCIHPESSSKVEQFDNIQEVWSDCILVLSALAKVGHSQPDAATYAFRSGVFRLPKPGQQEQPEVPIACNFAGMKKSLDRLRLASPKLKQAVVDACAHTVMVDNQVTPQEADLLRAIVITLDCPMPPFLIPRKVSKKGKSSVEKQPLS